The genomic stretch aattgttataagttaaatttatttaaatattttaattagatATAGAGCTTTGTTGATTTTTAAAAGCTtctaactttttaaaattacaaacataaaatacatgatttttaatttatatatcaAGTATAAATGATATATTTGCAAGCACAATTGTCCTTCCAAAAATCTTTTATCAAATCATGTCTTATTTTGATTGACTGAGTActatcattttaaaaaaattataattcataaattaattttaataatctAAAAAATGGGTTTTATCACACTAAATCACCAATCATTAtgattaatataataaataaaataaataaatatattattaattaactcGAATACTTGTCCATAGAAACTATACTAATCCTAGTACATGTTAATAAAATCGGATAATATTTTAATCTATTTATATTATCCCTACATTAGAAGATGAGTATACATTCTTTTAGAGCTTGAGCGTCAAATCGATCTCTCCTTGAGGTTTGTTATTCCCTAAAcctgttaaaaaaatataaaaaataagacTAATGATAAACAAGAGGCAAcaataattgaaataaaaaaaaataaattaaaatataaaataaaaaacaaaaaaaaagttaaaatagaatataaaaagaattattttatttttattcaattttttaatgcTATAAAAAAAAGACTACTCAATCTAATTTATTCAcactataatttaaaaatttgaatcaGAGAAATTTTTCGATTTTCTATCTAAGGGACTCGCTCGACCTAACATAACTTGTTCACGTCATGATTTCAtcaacaaacaacaacaacaaagccttatcatattaagtggggtcggctacatgaatcaaacgacatCATTATGCTCtttcatgtatcatgtctacaaagagaccgtttacatgtagatctcgtttgaccacctcatggatggtcttcttaaGTCTTCCTCTGCTTTTCgccctttgtccatcttccatctcatccaccctcctgactggatgttctatcgatcttcttctcacatgtccaaaccacctgagacgcgattcaaccatcttttctataatgggtgctactccaactctctcccttatatcttcattccttattttatccaatcgcgtatgatcactcatccatctcaacatcttcatctctgccacactcaacTTATGTTCATGCTCCCCTTTAaccgcccaacactccgtaccatacatCATGATTTCATCaacgaaaataaaaaatattttggtacTTCTCTAATCTCTCTTTATACGAAAACTACAATAATCTATGAGGTATTTATAATCttttgttaaattaaaataataaaaattctaaacttaattagataaaatctaatctaataattaaataaaaaaatcaaaatacattaaattaaattaagagtaaagtatattttctatctttaaagtttataatttttttttcaaaaaatactcCGTAACTTCTAATATTACTTAATTTTGTCCCTCACATTTTCTATTtgtatcaaaattattttagatGTTATTTCCATCTAAAATATTGGAgacaaaatcaaaaatatttacaaataattttaaaacaaatcgAAAAACATTAATAATACAATTGAATAAATCAAAAACGTTAGAaacaaaattgaataaaattaaacataaaaaaaattttaaataaagttATAAACTTCAAAAAAAAACATGTATGTTACCCTTAAattaaatattctaaaaatatcaaataataaCCTTTAAATAATACTTAAAACACTAACATTTGAATCATGTATTAAAAAACATATGCTTAAAGACGATGATGATAGAATTAAAAGCTATATAATTGTAATTCATGCAATGCTGCGACATTAcctggttgttgttgttgtttattTGTTTGGTTTGGATTCATGTTTTCACCTAAACTCAACCGTGACTGTTGTGGTAACAAATTCATTGTCAATAATTCTTTTTGCGGCAATACTTCTCTGTCCTGCGGCGGCAACGCCGGTCCCGGCGGCGAATGATGCCTGCTACGTTGAGGATTCATGATTTGATTTTCCAACAATACATTATGAAGGTACCCAGGCCCAAGTGCAATTGAAGACCTATTATGAATCATTGCTTGTGGTGGTTGTTGCATCCCTAATGTTCTACTACTATGACTAAAAGCAGaaaaatttgaataataattTTGCATATTAGACTGAGATGGTGGTAAGTAGTTGATATAAGCAGATGCCATGGCGAGAATGTTGTCTCTCTTCACGGCGGCTCTCTCCAATTTGTGTGCATTCTGATGCCCTCCCAAAGCTTGGCTATTGGAGAATTTCTTGTTGCAAAACTTACACTGTAACCGTCTCTTATTTTGCGGATATTTTTTTAGTAGCTTACATGACTTTGATGATGGGGCAAGAAGCTTTCCACAATCTCTACCGTGGCTACTAGTATTGTCTGATGATGCCACCATGTTTCAGCTCTTGGTAATCAAAACTATGTATTGACAAATTCTATGTTTTTTCTTGTGTTGACTTTTGACAAATTGTATGTTCTTATATAAAGAGGATTATCTAGGATATGATATTGTTGCCTTTTTAGTTCTCctcaattttaatttgaattatatatattctttcCAATTATAGTACAGTTTCGATTTAGTTAACTAAGTTATCATGCTATGTTATTACatatcaaatctttttttttttaatttaattactataTTAAATTGCATATGAGATTAATTTGAAATTCAATCCTAGATTGATTCTCCAACTAGGATGTTTACGATGTAATTTAAATTGGTCTTAGAAAAAAAATCCATACAATTTGAAGTATATAATTTGTTGCACCTTGATTGGATccgttttattttatttcaaatttaattaagtCTGATCCAAACTATTGCGCTTTCGATTGGTTTagtttatttagttttaaaaaaaattaaaattttattatcaaaaataaaaataattttaatttgataaaacaaataaataagtaaatctcgttttatttttacaaaatacTTACTAACTAATAATAGTacataaataagataaaaacgCGTAACAAATTAAACATTTTATatgtaaaatttaaatttaataataaataataatattatattacatttgaattatatatattctttcCAATTATAGTACGGTTTCGATTTAGTTAGCTAAGTTATCATGCAATGTTATTAGTTTATTACATATCAAatctttttttgtttaaatttaattactaTATTAAATAGCATATGAgattaattttgaaattcaatcCTAGATTAATTCTCCAACTAGGTGTTCACGATGCGttttaaattggttttgaaaaaaaaaaatcgatttGAGGTATATAATTTTTTGCACCTTGGATTGGATCAgtttgatttgatttttaaattcaatCAAGTCATATCCAAACTACTGCGCTTTTGATTGGTTTggtttatttagtttttaaaaacaattttaaaattttattattaaaaataaaaataattttagtttgataaaacaaataaataaatgaatttcattttatatttacaaaatacttactaaataataatagtatataaataagataaaaatgcacaacaaattaaacattttatatttaaaatttaaattaaatatttataaaagatatatttataaattaaaattgattttaaataaAGTTGACTTTTTAAATGAAAATATCAATTCTAAATGAAAAATTGGTTTTTTATTCCATCTTTAAATGAAAAAACAATTGTtgtttttttaaatcaatttttattttaaaattagtttaaaattgatttattatttttgttaccaATTAATAACCGGTTTCCTCATTCAAGGAAGCAAGCTAACTAAAGCTTCTCTATTGACAAACATTGAAATTATTGTTCTCACCCAAACAGTATTCATGCTATACCAAACACTTATTTCATCTTACGGCTCAGGCGAGAAACCCAGTGGTGATATGACTTCATCAGAAAGGTTTAAGGCATTTGAGGTCTTGCAGCTCTAAGTTTCATTGTGATGTCATATTTAGAATTGAAGTATATTCTGTCTTACAATTTGCAACATTGAAAGGAAGGGTATAATGGATGGTACTGTCGTACTGAACAAAATTTTCAACATAGAAAACATTCACTCATCGAAAGTGCCCCATAAGGCCATAACAAGGTATTTCAACAGCCATGTTATTCTTTCCACAAGATGAAATATATACTACTACACTGAATAGCATTCTAAGTAACAACACCAAAATTTGGCAATTCATCTACCACGGTCTTAACTCTTAAAAGTCATCATTCACAAAATCATAGCTCTTTGCTGAACATGTGATCTGAAAATTCTTAAAGGCATGCTACAACACTGTATTATAAAAAGGTTAAACCCAGTACCATATGAAACCAAAGGCAAAAACTCAGAAAATCAATATTAATCTTAACAAAATTGCTGCCACATTTACTCTAGCTATAAGTTATTTTTATcggattaaattaaattagattcaACAACAACATTTATCTACTAGCATATAATCCAAAATGTAGCATTTGGTAAAACGCAGCGTTTGGAAAACA from Arachis stenosperma cultivar V10309 chromosome 9, arast.V10309.gnm1.PFL2, whole genome shotgun sequence encodes the following:
- the LOC130948920 gene encoding zinc finger protein 1-like, whose amino-acid sequence is MVASSDNTSSHGRDCGKLLAPSSKSCKLLKKYPQNKRRLQCKFCNKKFSNSQALGGHQNAHKLERAAVKRDNILAMASAYINYLPPSQSNMQNYYSNFSAFSHSSRTLGMQQPPQAMIHNRSSIALGPGYLHNVLLENQIMNPQRSRHHSPPGPALPPQDREVLPQKELLTMNLLPQQSRLSLGENMNPNQTNKQQQQPGLGNNKPQGEIDLTLKL